The following nucleotide sequence is from Anopheles stephensi strain Indian chromosome 3, UCI_ANSTEP_V1.0, whole genome shotgun sequence.
ATCTTCTACGCACGATGACTTTGCTACTGCTTGGCTGCTTCTACCGATAACTTAATCCACTATTCAGCGTTATGATCAACGAGAAAGCAAGACaacatataaattattttacacaCCTTCTACTATATGGGGTCATTTTGTGTATAACGAATACGATTAGTTAGATGCCTCTACGGCTGTGAAGTAAcaaaagcgcacacacacagttgagctatgtaggtttttttttgaacaACGATCACgatgctgcttctgctgttgctgctgttgattgttttttttttttttgtatgctgATCTCCTCCTCCTGCTTCTCTGGTTCTGGTTACGGTGCTTCTCCACCGTTCTCCAACATGTTCCCATATTTTTGGTTGGTTACTAGATATATTGATTGCAAACGTTGACCACCCTCCAGTCGCGAGTAATCACACTTGATATACATGATCGCGTCTAATGCAACGGAGCGGACGATATAGCACCATGTTTTTTCCACCCTTTCAACGAGCTCCACGATCTCAGCCGATTGCGATTCGAGAGCATCTTTAGCAGGAATAGTGATGAATTGCATGATGCCGATTGCTTTTGCGATGCTCTGCGTCGTACATACCACGGAAAAATTGCTGGGTCCAGGTCCAGAATCGTAGTCATCGTTCGAGTGATGGAATATGATAGCGTTCAACGACGAATTGCTGCCAGTGTGTGAGAGATTcaccaaagcacacacacacactcgcacacaggACAGAGTTTCCTTCCATGTCTAGCACCGTTCCCAGCGTCGTTTTTATCGTTGCTCATTATTGTCAATCAGAATAGCAAACTGGCTAGTACGGTCCTAGCCGCTTCTGCACCGGTTCTACCAACAATGCCCAATGTTACATGCGCCGCAACTTTTGAATCCCGGCTTGCACGTACTTGACGACATTGTGCAGCGAGCTGTGAAGCGTCATAGGTCCATTTTCATGATCCAGTTCGATGAAAAAGTCTACAAAACAAATGGAACGATTTGTCAGCACCCGAGCGCGCAATtttcattttgtgtgtgtgcaaatgtATCGTTTTCTCGCAGAAAGCGCACTCACCGACATGGTTCCCCCGTGAAACTAAGGAGTCCGCTTGCTCCCAAAGATCAAGACACGTGGAAAGATGTGTAAACAATGTGGTCTGCTTCTGATACGCATTGTGAACCTAAGgcgagaaattaaaaaaaaaccccatgaATATTACAGGAATACAATAAAGCACTGCAATTGCACCTTTGGAACGGTTTACTTACATTTATTGGCATAATAATGCATTGGGCAGGGGACGAATTCATCGGTGGCATAGATCCAACGTGGTTGTTCTGGCCAGAGCTGTAACCGGAGCTCTGCAATCAATCATATACATGAAAACGGGATTGGAGTTACTTAGTGGCTTGTACTTCCCATTGAATCGAATAAATGAGCTTTCCAACGTACCTGTGATCCGACCGAAGTTGGTGACAGTGGTGATGGGGTGTTTCCATTGGCCAACTCAGCCGGTACAGTGCTGGTTTTGTGGTTAAATTCGCCTATGGTCTTTGCTGTTTCCTTCATTTCGAGCCGCCGCATCTTGTACAGCTTGAGATATATCAACGACTGACAGCGCAAACTGCAAAAGCGCACAAGAAGGCAAACCGATCATCAGATTGCGTCCGTCAAGTTAGCTCGCGAAAGATTCTCTTACCTTAGAATGGCCACCTTTGTATGAATTTTACCCTGAGGTGTTTGATTTTGCAGTTGGCTTCGAAATTTGGACGAAATGAATCTGAAAAAGAGAACAAGCCAAAATCGTATCGATACCGCTCATTGACCACGTGTTCTCCCCGCTTCCATGCTCTCCACTCACTTGATTAAACAAAGCGTATCTTTGTACATCGTGAAGGCAGCTTTCTCGGTTATCGGATCGCGCTCCATCGTGTCGCCGGTGAGCAAGAAGAACAGCACGGCTTCCAGGTACAGCATTGCTTGCGCTAAATGGTCTCCTTCTCGATCGGCTGCATGCTTTAACCGCTTAGCCTCCGACAGAAAACGGCTTTGGTCCCGTATTTCCGGTACTTCGTCGTTGCGCTCGAAATACGACACATACACCTTCTTTATCTGCACCGGGACTTCGGCCGGTGGTCCAACACCAACGCCGTCCGTAATTGGTGCACTGCCTGCATCGAATCCATTGCCAGGACCGACCGACAGCaaatgctgttgctgctgctggccttGATGGTGTCCGGAACTGTTGTGATGCAACGCTGCTGGATGCTGTTGTCCTCCGATGGAACCACGTTCGGTCGCTATTGCGGTCCGACCTGAGTTTACACCCGGAGTGCACTCGTCTAACCGGTCGTGGTTGGTCGGCGGAAGTTGGTCTAATTGATCAGTCTGGAAGTAACGAAaaggaaggcaaaaaaaaacgaaatagcAAAGATATCCTGGAATAAACCGTGCTCGGCAAGAAGTTCACCTGTGAATTGGAGGATGATTTATCCTTTTTTCGGCGCTTTTCCTTATACGTATTGTTGCTTCCGGCACTGGTGGATCGCTTACGCATTCGTCCGCTTCCAGCCAACGAACCGATCGATTCTCCCTCTCCTATCGTACCGTTGGCCACAATAGGTCCCACCGTTTGCTTCCCTAGCTTGCCATCCACCAATAGGTCATCCCTGTTGTACTCTTGCTTAATCAATGATTGAGCCGCTCCCACACTGCCTTCCTGCTTGATGACGCCGCCATAGTTTGAATATTTTCCCTTCCCACGATTATCGCCATACAGCAATGCAGATGCTTTATCCTCTTTAAGGCGTTGTTCATCGTAGTTGAGCTTTTCGGATTTCGTCAACAGCTTCTCGTCGTACTTTTCACTGTCGCCACCTTTTGCACTGTTTTCAGCCTGGCTGCcaagatgatggtggtgattacTACCGTAGGCAGTTTGATGACTACTATGTCGCTGGTGTATCGACGGAGAATTGCTGCCACCATAAGCAACATCAATTCCACCACGATAGTCGCGGGCCTTTTGGGCCGCACCACTGTGATCGCTATTGATGGAATTGCTTCGATGTCGCAACGATATTCCATTCTCTAGTACCGGGGAACATTCGTCGGCCAGCACACGAGAGGGAACACTTCCACCGAACAGCACGCGATCTTCCAGCAGCCGTGGGGTTGAGGAGGAACTGTGCACCGAGCTGCCACTTCGATCATGGTGCTCCTGCTGCCCAACCGAGCTCCGGCGCCGCTTGCCGTGCAGCTGATCGTACGGACTGTTGCTCTTCTGCCGCACGGAAGAGGCACTGCGGTGTGCGTTGTAAATATCATGAGTCCGCAGCCCTGGCTGTGGTCGGTtctgtggtggtggcggtggaattTTTAACAGACGGCTCAGATCAATCCGACAGACAAGGGAAAGGTTGTTGTTACTTAAGGCACCACTGGTATGTGAGAAGAGCATCTTGTCCAGCGTAGGTGAGACGGCAGCGGTAATCCCCGTCGCTCGGCTGCTCGGCCGACTCTCTCCCGTCTCCGAGGATGGCCTGGGCGGTGTATCCACACTGCCCACCAGCTCAGGCACGGCGAGATGCGGCTGCTGCGTTGTTGATCGACGCTGCTCTGTGGTTGATCCAGTTTGATTGTTCGTATTTGGTGTCGTTGAAGCGCCATTGCTTTTTGCCACATTCAGCTCGTCCACATGGTCAATGTAAACTTGACCTTTACCCTTACCGCCTTTGCCTTTGCCGCCctttcccttaccgccactaCCGGCGGCCGTGTTTATAAACACTCGAGCAAACAGAGCCGctttcttgtttttattttgcttctgtTAAATAGAGAAAACAGGAGTTGTATCAAGCCAcgcacaacacgcacacaaacataatTAATGGTACATACCTTCTCTTTTTTGGTTGGAGTATCGCTATCACTATCGCTGTGGGTATCCGAgcgatcatcatcgtcgtcgtcatcgtcatcgacAGCTTTGTTACCGTTGGAGTTAAGCGTGCGGGTTTCGTCTTCTTCGACCAAAGTTTGGCTCGTTGacagtttgttgtttttcttcggaAAGCTTCCGACCGTTGCAACTTCTGCCACTTTGCCTCCATTGCTTTGGAACGGCGATGATACGGAAGGCCCCCTAGAATAAAAAATCCAGTTTAATATCAAGTACAAATTTAAACGCCTATTACAATCACTGCTAATCAGCTAAATCTAGAAAACCATGCATACTTACTCGTCATTGCTATCGGAAGAAAGGTTGTGCAGGTGATAGTTACTGTTACTCCGGCTGCTCGCACTACCATTACTGGGCCCATTCTTCAAGGAAACATCGTTGGCGAGAGCTGTTCTGCTTCCCTTGCTTGCCGATATGTTGGTCGTGAGGACGTCCACAGGCACCGTCTTGTcgagttttttctttgttttatgCTTCTTCACCTTCAACGCCGGTACAGCGGGACCGATCTCTACCGGTACTGGGGTAGATCTCTCATTGCCCGAATCGGAATCAGCGGAATCGCCGGCTTCCATAGACGAACCAGACGACGAGGAACTACTCCCGGTGGAAAGCACTGTTTCGCTGCTGCGAATTTTCGAGGAGCGTGACTTTCGGGAGGATACCTTTTTCGACAGAACGATTCTATCCACGGACGGTATGCTTATCGGAGGGCTCATTATACCCGCTATTCCTCCTGCATCGCCCACTCCATGGGTGAACGCTATAGAATTTACCGCCGACGACGATGCGCCACCCTTTTTCGTTGGTGTCGATCCGtgtgatgatgttttgctggatCGATGGCCACCGCCGCTTGCTATCGAGTCGGCATCGGAGTATCGTGCACTGGAAGCAGCACTCGTAGTACCACCTCCGCCTCCACCACTACTATGAGTATTACTAGTGTGTCCTTTACGCGCTCGGCCACGTGCTTTCAGGTGTGCTTTATCCTTCTCAAAGGACTGCGACCGGCTTCGTCTCGTAGCACCATACCGTTCGTCTtcgctgctgctcgtcgaACAATCGCGAGGTTCGCGCTCGTTCCCAGAACCAGCCAGTAGCTTACGTTtccactttttcttcttcgttacGTTAGCTGCTGCCGACATTAATGCTATACCATTGCCAGGCACTACCGGATCACCCTCTGGCTGATGAGATGTATGCGTATTAACATGATGCAGATTCACACGATGCTGCTCAAGATCACCGCCGACTACCGGGG
It contains:
- the LOC118512657 gene encoding AF4/FMR2 family member lilli isoform X1; amino-acid sequence: MKKSLYPRHDDEHERMERRERDKQARAQLQAEREPEPTAPLFAAPVKVQSPSDMDMHIAQRLGNFEVARKHILEPSTSYHVIGIAPTPSTPLRPSSVMPSLVSGSHHRSLPPKTNSNSSSTISNSIANFVKPADNRSMYNGRPASLSGTSAGRNSLPAHYSSSTSSSSSAPGSFNKHEVQGFSSKGPPSSVPPSAMNGRASTGGSIGSNSSSGGPGSGGPSFGSDKLPSQMANGRLPQVANAKMPRVTSSDISTPLKQGSNVEKILHEMKKNVLTPLTEIGATPRKELESKFNFNNPSANTRHVYATPPLLGSLKPLVGGATKSSLSGLSMLRPLSSNIEDDNPNNGSDSDDGGDGESKKRNSSDTSSNESAEESSSEDSNIGNKRSGSIPILSGPMGGEVNGNVGSIAGAETGVNGPAGTGGGGGSAAGGNSSPVRRPSDWSLLNFLKQPTSSSQQVPTSESAPHMGGATGDRSGSHHHHHHQNQHHNLQHALEENSISSPLRLPRLGGVNDGGHGFIASPIADGRPASGAPVKNEPLPPLDDDHLSNASSSASNGELPAGQGLPSSGINASSSSSSYVKQEPYPSENSASPPHGIKSELKDDVADRLSLSSPTKSPEQQHHHVGSFNLHNRQQQHLFGHGNVEQEEVICALQEAKEFSLSLAKPISSMSDSDSDDTDLPPVVGGDLEQHRVNLHHVNTHTSHQPEGDPVVPGNGIALMSAAANVTKKKKWKRKLLAGSGNEREPRDCSTSSSEDERYGATRRSRSQSFEKDKAHLKARGRARKGHTSNTHSSGGGGGGTTSAASSARYSDADSIASGGGHRSSKTSSHGSTPTKKGGASSSAVNSIAFTHGVGDAGGIAGIMSPPISIPSVDRIVLSKKVSSRKSRSSKIRSSETVLSTGSSSSSSGSSMEAGDSADSDSGNERSTPVPVEIGPAVPALKVKKHKTKKKLDKTVPVDVLTTNISASKGSRTALANDVSLKNGPSNGSASSRSNSNYHLHNLSSDSNDEGPSVSSPFQSNGGKVAEVATVGSFPKKNNKLSTSQTLVEEDETRTLNSNGNKAVDDDDDDDDDRSDTHSDSDSDTPTKKEKKQNKNKKAALFARVFINTAAGSGGKGKGGKGKGGKGKGQVYIDHVDELNVAKSNGASTTPNTNNQTGSTTEQRRSTTQQPHLAVPELVGSVDTPPRPSSETGESRPSSRATGITAAVSPTLDKMLFSHTSGALSNNNLSLVCRIDLSRLLKIPPPPPQNRPQPGLRTHDIYNAHRSASSVRQKSNSPYDQLHGKRRRSSVGQQEHHDRSGSSVHSSSSTPRLLEDRVLFGGSVPSRVLADECSPVLENGISLRHRSNSINSDHSGAAQKARDYRGGIDVAYGGSNSPSIHQRHSSHQTAYGSNHHHHLGSQAENSAKGGDSEKYDEKLLTKSEKLNYDEQRLKEDKASALLYGDNRGKGKYSNYGGVIKQEGSVGAAQSLIKQEYNRDDLLVDGKLGKQTVGPIVANGTIGEGESIGSLAGSGRMRKRSTSAGSNNTYKEKRRKKDKSSSNSQTDQLDQLPPTNHDRLDECTPGVNSGRTAIATERGSIGGQQHPAALHHNSSGHHQGQQQQQHLLSVGPGNGFDAGSAPITDGVGVGPPAEVPVQIKKVYVSYFERNDEVPEIRDQSRFLSEAKRLKHAADREGDHLAQAMLYLEAVLFFLLTGDTMERDPITEKAAFTMYKDTLCLIKFISSKFRSQLQNQTPQGKIHTKVAILSLRCQSLIYLKLYKMRRLEMKETAKTIGEFNHKTSTVPAELANGNTPSPLSPTSVGSQSSGYSSGQNNHVGSMPPMNSSPAQCIIMPINVHNAYQKQTTLFTHLSTCLDLWEQADSLVSRGNHVDFFIELDHENGPMTLHSSLHNVVKYVQAGIQKLRRM
- the LOC118512657 gene encoding AF4/FMR2 family member lilli isoform X3, producing the protein MKKSLYPRHDDEHERMERRERDKQARAQLQAEREPEPTAPLFAAPVKVQSPSDMDMHIAQRLGNFEVARKHILEPSTSYHVIGIAPTPSTPLRPSSVMPSLVSGSHHRSLPPKTNSNSSSTISNSIANFVKPADNRSMYNGRPASLSGTSAGRNSLPAHYSSSTSSSSSAPGSFNKHEVQGFSSKGPPSSVPPSAMNGRASTGGSIGSNSSSGGPGSGGPSFGSDKLPSQMANGRLPQVANAKMPRVGSNVEKILHEMKKNVLTPLTEIGATPRKELESKFNFNNPSANTRHVYATPPLLGSLKPLVGGATKSSLSGLSMLRPLSSNIEDDNPNNGSDSDDGGDGESKKRNSSDTSSNESAEESSSEDSNIGNKRSGSIPILSGPMGGEVNGNVGSIAGAETGVNGPAGTGGGGGSAAGGNSSPVRRPSDWSLLNFLKQPTSSSQQVPTSESAPHMGGATGDRSGSHHHHHHQNQHHNLQHALEENSISSPLRLPRLGGVNDGGHGFIASPIADGRPASGAPVKNEPLPPLDDDHLSNASSSASNGELPAGQGLPSSGINASSSSSSYVKQEPYPSENSASPPHGIKSELKDDVADRLSLSSPTKSPEQQHHHVGSFNLHNRQQQHLFGHGNVEQEEVICALQEAKEFSLSLAKPISSMSDSDSDDTDLPPVVGGDLEQHRVNLHHVNTHTSHQPEGDPVVPGNGIALMSAAANVTKKKKWKRKLLAGSGNEREPRDCSTSSSEDERYGATRRSRSQSFEKDKAHLKARGRARKGHTSNTHSSGGGGGGTTSAASSARYSDADSIASGGGHRSSKTSSHGSTPTKKGGASSSAVNSIAFTHGVGDAGGIAGIMSPPISIPSVDRIVLSKKVSSRKSRSSKIRSSETVLSTGSSSSSSGSSMEAGDSADSDSGNERSTPVPVEIGPAVPALKVKKHKTKKKLDKTVPVDVLTTNISASKGSRTALANDVSLKNGPSNGSASSRSNSNYHLHNLSSDSNDEGPSVSSPFQSNGGKVAEVATVGSFPKKNNKLSTSQTLVEEDETRTLNSNGNKAVDDDDDDDDDRSDTHSDSDSDTPTKKEKKQNKNKKAALFARVFINTAAGSGGKGKGGKGKGGKGKGQVYIDHVDELNVAKSNGASTTPNTNNQTGSTTEQRRSTTQQPHLAVPELVGSVDTPPRPSSETGESRPSSRATGITAAVSPTLDKMLFSHTSGALSNNNLSLVCRIDLSRLLKIPPPPPQNRPQPGLRTHDIYNAHRSASSVRQKSNSPYDQLHGKRRRSSVGQQEHHDRSGSSVHSSSSTPRLLEDRVLFGGSVPSRVLADECSPVLENGISLRHRSNSINSDHSGAAQKARDYRGGIDVAYGGSNSPSIHQRHSSHQTAYGSNHHHHLGSQAENSAKGGDSEKYDEKLLTKSEKLNYDEQRLKEDKASALLYGDNRGKGKYSNYGGVIKQEGSVGAAQSLIKQEYNRDDLLVDGKLGKQTVGPIVANGTIGEGESIGSLAGSGRMRKRSTSAGSNNTYKEKRRKKDKSSSNSQTDQLDQLPPTNHDRLDECTPGVNSGRTAIATERGSIGGQQHPAALHHNSSGHHQGQQQQQHLLSVGPGNGFDAGSAPITDGVGVGPPAEVPVQIKKVYVSYFERNDEVPEIRDQSRFLSEAKRLKHAADREGDHLAQAMLYLEAVLFFLLTGDTMERDPITEKAAFTMYKDTLCLIKFISSKFRSQLQNQTPQGKIHTKVAILSLRCQSLIYLKLYKMRRLEMKETAKTIGEFNHKTSTVPAELANGNTPSPLSPTSVGSQSSGYSSGQNNHVGSMPPMNSSPAQCIIMPINVHNAYQKQTTLFTHLSTCLDLWEQADSLVSRGNHVDFFIELDHENGPMTLHSSLHNVVKYVQAGIQKLRRM
- the LOC118512657 gene encoding AF4/FMR2 family member lilli isoform X2 — its product is MKKSLYPRHDDEHERMERRERDKQARAQLQAEREPEPTAPLFAAPVKVQSPSDMDMHIAQRLGNFEVARKHILEPSTSYHVIGIAPTPSTPLRPSSVMPSLVSGSHHRSLPPKTNSNSSSTISNSIANFVKPADNRSMYNGRPASLSGTSAGRNSLPAHYSSSTSSSSSAPGSFNKHEVQGFSSKGPPSSVPPSAMNGRASTGGSIGSNSSSGGPGSGGPSFGSDKLPSQMANGRLPQTSSDISTPLKQGSNVEKILHEMKKNVLTPLTEIGATPRKELESKFNFNNPSANTRHVYATPPLLGSLKPLVGGATKSSLSGLSMLRPLSSNIEDDNPNNGSDSDDGGDGESKKRNSSDTSSNESAEESSSEDSNIGNKRSGSIPILSGPMGGEVNGNVGSIAGAETGVNGPAGTGGGGGSAAGGNSSPVRRPSDWSLLNFLKQPTSSSQQVPTSESAPHMGGATGDRSGSHHHHHHQNQHHNLQHALEENSISSPLRLPRLGGVNDGGHGFIASPIADGRPASGAPVKNEPLPPLDDDHLSNASSSASNGELPAGQGLPSSGINASSSSSSYVKQEPYPSENSASPPHGIKSELKDDVADRLSLSSPTKSPEQQHHHVGSFNLHNRQQQHLFGHGNVEQEEVICALQEAKEFSLSLAKPISSMSDSDSDDTDLPPVVGGDLEQHRVNLHHVNTHTSHQPEGDPVVPGNGIALMSAAANVTKKKKWKRKLLAGSGNEREPRDCSTSSSEDERYGATRRSRSQSFEKDKAHLKARGRARKGHTSNTHSSGGGGGGTTSAASSARYSDADSIASGGGHRSSKTSSHGSTPTKKGGASSSAVNSIAFTHGVGDAGGIAGIMSPPISIPSVDRIVLSKKVSSRKSRSSKIRSSETVLSTGSSSSSSGSSMEAGDSADSDSGNERSTPVPVEIGPAVPALKVKKHKTKKKLDKTVPVDVLTTNISASKGSRTALANDVSLKNGPSNGSASSRSNSNYHLHNLSSDSNDEGPSVSSPFQSNGGKVAEVATVGSFPKKNNKLSTSQTLVEEDETRTLNSNGNKAVDDDDDDDDDRSDTHSDSDSDTPTKKEKKQNKNKKAALFARVFINTAAGSGGKGKGGKGKGGKGKGQVYIDHVDELNVAKSNGASTTPNTNNQTGSTTEQRRSTTQQPHLAVPELVGSVDTPPRPSSETGESRPSSRATGITAAVSPTLDKMLFSHTSGALSNNNLSLVCRIDLSRLLKIPPPPPQNRPQPGLRTHDIYNAHRSASSVRQKSNSPYDQLHGKRRRSSVGQQEHHDRSGSSVHSSSSTPRLLEDRVLFGGSVPSRVLADECSPVLENGISLRHRSNSINSDHSGAAQKARDYRGGIDVAYGGSNSPSIHQRHSSHQTAYGSNHHHHLGSQAENSAKGGDSEKYDEKLLTKSEKLNYDEQRLKEDKASALLYGDNRGKGKYSNYGGVIKQEGSVGAAQSLIKQEYNRDDLLVDGKLGKQTVGPIVANGTIGEGESIGSLAGSGRMRKRSTSAGSNNTYKEKRRKKDKSSSNSQTDQLDQLPPTNHDRLDECTPGVNSGRTAIATERGSIGGQQHPAALHHNSSGHHQGQQQQQHLLSVGPGNGFDAGSAPITDGVGVGPPAEVPVQIKKVYVSYFERNDEVPEIRDQSRFLSEAKRLKHAADREGDHLAQAMLYLEAVLFFLLTGDTMERDPITEKAAFTMYKDTLCLIKFISSKFRSQLQNQTPQGKIHTKVAILSLRCQSLIYLKLYKMRRLEMKETAKTIGEFNHKTSTVPAELANGNTPSPLSPTSVGSQSSGYSSGQNNHVGSMPPMNSSPAQCIIMPINVHNAYQKQTTLFTHLSTCLDLWEQADSLVSRGNHVDFFIELDHENGPMTLHSSLHNVVKYVQAGIQKLRRM
- the LOC118512657 gene encoding AF4/FMR2 family member lilli isoform X4, giving the protein MKKSLYPRHDDEHERMERRERDKQARAQLQAEREPEPTAPLFAAPVKVQSPSDMDMHIAQRLGNFEVARKHILEPSTSYHVIGIAPTPSTPLRPSSVMPSLVSGSHHRSLPPKTNSNSSSTISNSIANFVKPADNRSMYNGRPASLSGTSAGRNSLPAHYSSSTSSSSSAPGSFNKHEVQGFSSKGPPSSVPPSAMNGRASTGGSIGSNSSSGGPGSGGPSFGSDKLPSQMANGRLPQGSNVEKILHEMKKNVLTPLTEIGATPRKELESKFNFNNPSANTRHVYATPPLLGSLKPLVGGATKSSLSGLSMLRPLSSNIEDDNPNNGSDSDDGGDGESKKRNSSDTSSNESAEESSSEDSNIGNKRSGSIPILSGPMGGEVNGNVGSIAGAETGVNGPAGTGGGGGSAAGGNSSPVRRPSDWSLLNFLKQPTSSSQQVPTSESAPHMGGATGDRSGSHHHHHHQNQHHNLQHALEENSISSPLRLPRLGGVNDGGHGFIASPIADGRPASGAPVKNEPLPPLDDDHLSNASSSASNGELPAGQGLPSSGINASSSSSSYVKQEPYPSENSASPPHGIKSELKDDVADRLSLSSPTKSPEQQHHHVGSFNLHNRQQQHLFGHGNVEQEEVICALQEAKEFSLSLAKPISSMSDSDSDDTDLPPVVGGDLEQHRVNLHHVNTHTSHQPEGDPVVPGNGIALMSAAANVTKKKKWKRKLLAGSGNEREPRDCSTSSSEDERYGATRRSRSQSFEKDKAHLKARGRARKGHTSNTHSSGGGGGGTTSAASSARYSDADSIASGGGHRSSKTSSHGSTPTKKGGASSSAVNSIAFTHGVGDAGGIAGIMSPPISIPSVDRIVLSKKVSSRKSRSSKIRSSETVLSTGSSSSSSGSSMEAGDSADSDSGNERSTPVPVEIGPAVPALKVKKHKTKKKLDKTVPVDVLTTNISASKGSRTALANDVSLKNGPSNGSASSRSNSNYHLHNLSSDSNDEGPSVSSPFQSNGGKVAEVATVGSFPKKNNKLSTSQTLVEEDETRTLNSNGNKAVDDDDDDDDDRSDTHSDSDSDTPTKKEKKQNKNKKAALFARVFINTAAGSGGKGKGGKGKGGKGKGQVYIDHVDELNVAKSNGASTTPNTNNQTGSTTEQRRSTTQQPHLAVPELVGSVDTPPRPSSETGESRPSSRATGITAAVSPTLDKMLFSHTSGALSNNNLSLVCRIDLSRLLKIPPPPPQNRPQPGLRTHDIYNAHRSASSVRQKSNSPYDQLHGKRRRSSVGQQEHHDRSGSSVHSSSSTPRLLEDRVLFGGSVPSRVLADECSPVLENGISLRHRSNSINSDHSGAAQKARDYRGGIDVAYGGSNSPSIHQRHSSHQTAYGSNHHHHLGSQAENSAKGGDSEKYDEKLLTKSEKLNYDEQRLKEDKASALLYGDNRGKGKYSNYGGVIKQEGSVGAAQSLIKQEYNRDDLLVDGKLGKQTVGPIVANGTIGEGESIGSLAGSGRMRKRSTSAGSNNTYKEKRRKKDKSSSNSQTDQLDQLPPTNHDRLDECTPGVNSGRTAIATERGSIGGQQHPAALHHNSSGHHQGQQQQQHLLSVGPGNGFDAGSAPITDGVGVGPPAEVPVQIKKVYVSYFERNDEVPEIRDQSRFLSEAKRLKHAADREGDHLAQAMLYLEAVLFFLLTGDTMERDPITEKAAFTMYKDTLCLIKFISSKFRSQLQNQTPQGKIHTKVAILSLRCQSLIYLKLYKMRRLEMKETAKTIGEFNHKTSTVPAELANGNTPSPLSPTSVGSQSSGYSSGQNNHVGSMPPMNSSPAQCIIMPINVHNAYQKQTTLFTHLSTCLDLWEQADSLVSRGNHVDFFIELDHENGPMTLHSSLHNVVKYVQAGIQKLRRM